Genomic segment of Candidatus Eremiobacteraceae bacterium:
GCGACCCGCACGCCGATCAGGCGGACGGGTTTGGATGGCGCGGCCCGGCGCAGGCAGAATGCCGCCGCGGCATTGATGATGCGCGCGTCGTCCGCCGGTTCCGCCAACGACGTCTGACGCCCCACGATGGTGAAATCTGAGAGCTTGATCTTGACGCCGACGGTGTAGGCCCGCAGGCTGCGCTTTTGCAGGCGCTGCGCAAGCTCATCCGCTTGTGCCATGATAACCGGCAGAAGCTCGTCGACGGTCGCCACGTCGCGCTCGAACGTCTCCTCACTGGAGATCGAGCGCACCTCGTCGCTGTCGCTGACTCTGCGCCGATCGATGCCGCGCGCCAGGTCGCGCAGCTCCCGTCCGAAGCGACCCAGTAGCGCGTAGACCTGTTCGTCGGTCAACGCGGCGATCTGCTCGATGCGCTCCAGGCCGCGCGCGTTCAGCCGCGCCTGCGTCTTGGGTCCGATGCCCCACAGACGGCCGATCGGCTTGGTCGCGAGGTACGCTGCCTCTTCGCCGGGCGGCACGCCGACGAGCCCATCGGGCTTGCCGTCGTCGCTCGCGATCTTCGCGACCATCTTGCCGCTGGCGACGCCGATCGAAATGGATAGCGCGGTGGCCGCACGGACCTCATCCTTGATGCGCCGGCCCTGTGCTAGAGCCTCCGCCAACGAGACGTCGCCGAGATCGCAGAACGCCTCGTCCATCGACATGCCCTCGACGGTGTGCGCGTGCTCGCGCAGCACGGCGAAGACCGCCTTGCTGGCCTCGCGGTACTTGTCGAACGCTGGCGGCACCACGACGAGCTTGGGGCAGCGCGAGCGCGCCTGATAGAGCGGCATGGCGCTGCCGATGCCGTACGGCCGGGCCTCGTAGGAAGCGGTCAGCACGACCGCGCGCCGGCTCGCGCCCGCGACGACGAGCGGCACGCCGCGCAGCGCGGGTTCGTCGCGCTGCGCGACCGCGGCGTAGAACGCGTCGAGATCGGCATGCAGGATCACGTCACGCAATTCGCACCGTGCGGCCAGGTGCCTTCGCCGCGGACAGCGTAGTCACGGCGCTGCACATTTCAGGCCAGACAGTCAGCCGATTCTCAAACCGGCGGGTGCCATGACGCCCGCCGTGCCGCCTCGCGCTAACCTCGGAGCTGGAGCGTCGCGCTCGCGCCTGCCGTCGTAACCGGATCGATCGAGATGATCCGCACAGTCACTGGACCGCCGCTGACCATCTCGATGGGAGCCGAAAAGCGCCCATCCGGGCCGGCGGTCGCATCCATCGTGAACGTCGCGTCGCCCGCTGCAAGCGCTGCGGTGCTGGCTGCCGACGGCGCTGCGGCGATGCGCACGCGCGCGTTGGGCAGGGTCGTGCCCTCCACGACGAATGACGGTCCGATGCTCGAGTTAGAAACCGGGACCAGCTCGCTGAGGAAGTTCTGCGCACCGCTGGCGCTCGTCGCGAACGTCCACGACTTGTCGAACGCGGCACCGTTCATCGCTTTTCCGGTGATCTCTGCCGTGTGCTGCTGCGCGCTCAGATCGTACGGAGCTGCGAACATGAATTCCGTGCGCGACACGTACGCGGTGGACGACACGTCCTGTCCGTCGATGAGAAAGCGGATGCTGTTGGCGGCGACCGGCACGCCGAACTGCCCGTAGAAACCCGGGCGCGCCGAAGGGATCACCGACTCTGGGGCAGGCTGCAGAGCGATGATGCTCACGTCGGTCTGCGGCGGTTGCGTCGCGGGCACGTCGGCCCGTGCGCCGCCGGTCGCAATGCACATCGCTGCCATCAGCGCGAACCCGCCGAGCGCGAGCGGGAATGATATCGAGAAGCGTCGTTTGCTGATCATGACTCGTTTACGAACCTCCTGGTCGCCTTGTACCCGCCGCCCGGGGTTCGCCAACCATTTCGCGTCGCTTACGGCCCGTCCGGTTGTTGTGTTCCGAGCAGCATGAAACGCTCGGCCAGGCGCACCGGCCACATAGCGCCGTGCTCGTGACGGACGAGCGGGTCGGTCAGGATCGCAGACACTCCCATGAGCTTCGCGGCGAGGACGTCGGCGAACAGCTGATCCCCGACGACCATCGTCTGCGATCGTCGCGCGCGCAGCTGCCGCAGCGCGCGCATCACACCGAACGGCAGCGGCTTGAGGGCCGTGTGCACGAACGTGACGATGCCCAGCATCGTCGCCACGCTTGACACCCACGCCCGCACGTTGTTGGAGACGATCGCGATGGCGAAGCCGCGCTGTTGTGCCGCACGCACCCACTGCGCCACCTCGGGCGCAGGCTCGAGCGATTTGTAGCCGACCAACGTGTTGTCGAGGTCGATCACCATGGCGCGAAAGTTCGCCGTCCACAGCGCGTCGAGAGAGATCTCCACGACGCTGCGCACCTGGCGGAACGGACGGATGAACTGCCGGGGATTGCGCAGCTTCACGGGGCCGCGGACGGCACGAACACCGAGATCGCGCTGGGCACGACGCGGACGTGCGCCGGCGTCATCGAGATGATCTCGCCGTCCGCCTCTATCGGCTTTGCGCGCTTCGTGCGGATGTCAAACGTCTTGCCGTGCATCGTCGCCACGGATGGCGCCTCGTCGTAGCGCCGGCGCATGAGCGCCTGCATGGCGTCGAGGTACGACCACCAGTAGCGGAACGACACGCTGTACAGATCGAGTTCGTGATCGTCTATCTCCGCCTCGTCGCTGGCCACGAATCCGCCGAACGAGCGGCTGTTGCCGATCGTGAGCTGCGCGGTGCGCAGCACCGTTTCCCTGCCGTCACAGGTGACCTGAGCGGCGAACCGGCGCAGCCTGCGCATGACTTGGAAGGCTCGATACGGCAGCGCCAAGACGCCGAATCTCGCTTTGATGTCTTTGCTCAGCAGCCGCGAGACGGCGGGACTCAGGCCGATGCTCATCTCGTTGACGAAATAGATGCCGTTGACGCAACCGACGTCGATGCGGCGGGTCGCGCCGCGCGCGATCACCGTGCACGCCTCTTCCAGATCGCTTGGGATCTCCAAGGTCTTGGCGAGGTCGTTCGCCGTCCCGAGCGGGAGGATGCCCAGCGGCAGCTGCGTTCCGACGAGGCCTTGCAGCGCCGCGTGGAGCGAGCCGTCGCCTCCACCGACGATCACGAGGTCGCAAATGCCGGCGTTCGCTTCGATCGCTTCGGCGGCCGCCGTCTTGTCCGTGAGTTCAGGTGCGAGAAGCTCAAAACCGGCGCGCACGAGCGCGCTCGCCACGGCGTCTTTTCCATCGGCCGCTGCGCGCGCGTTCGGATTGACCAGCAGCAACGCCCGGCGCCGTTCCGGTTTGGGGGTTTCGTCTTCCAGCTCTCGAGGCTGCGTCGTCTGCATGCTATTCTACGACCCCTGGGCTTCGCGGTCACCGAAGTTGCAGCGCGAGAACATCGGGTCGA
This window contains:
- the dinB gene encoding DNA polymerase IV, whose translation is MILHADLDAFYAAVAQRDEPALRGVPLVVAGASRRAVVLTASYEARPYGIGSAMPLYQARSRCPKLVVVPPAFDKYREASKAVFAVLREHAHTVEGMSMDEAFCDLGDVSLAEALAQGRRIKDEVRAATALSISIGVASGKMVAKIASDDGKPDGLVGVPPGEEAAYLATKPIGRLWGIGPKTQARLNARGLERIEQIAALTDEQVYALLGRFGRELRDLARGIDRRRVSDSDEVRSISSEETFERDVATVDELLPVIMAQADELAQRLQKRSLRAYTVGVKIKLSDFTIVGRQTSLAEPADDARIINAAAAFCLRRAAPSKPVRLIGVRVA
- a CDS encoding YqeG family HAD IIIA-type phosphatase, which gives rise to MKLRNPRQFIRPFRQVRSVVEISLDALWTANFRAMVIDLDNTLVGYKSLEPAPEVAQWVRAAQQRGFAIAIVSNNVRAWVSSVATMLGIVTFVHTALKPLPFGVMRALRQLRARRSQTMVVGDQLFADVLAAKLMGVSAILTDPLVRHEHGAMWPVRLAERFMLLGTQQPDGP
- a CDS encoding lipid kinase, which codes for MQTTQPRELEDETPKPERRRALLLVNPNARAAADGKDAVASALVRAGFELLAPELTDKTAAAEAIEANAGICDLVIVGGGDGSLHAALQGLVGTQLPLGILPLGTANDLAKTLEIPSDLEEACTVIARGATRRIDVGCVNGIYFVNEMSIGLSPAVSRLLSKDIKARFGVLALPYRAFQVMRRLRRFAAQVTCDGRETVLRTAQLTIGNSRSFGGFVASDEAEIDDHELDLYSVSFRYWWSYLDAMQALMRRRYDEAPSVATMHGKTFDIRTKRAKPIEADGEIISMTPAHVRVVPSAISVFVPSAAP